Genomic DNA from Dermacentor variabilis isolate Ectoservices chromosome 6, ASM5094787v1, whole genome shotgun sequence:
TGCCTTCCCACACGTTACTGTGAAGCTTGCGTTCGTCTAGCGTCAGGGATCGGCTAgcataggcaataacacgttctttGCCATCCTGAAATTGTGACAACACTGCTCCTATGGCTTCACCAGAAGCATCAGTGGTTACTGTTGTTGCTGCATATTGATTGAAATGAGCAAGTAGCGGTGGCTTTGTAAGGGCTAAGCGAATAGCTTGGAAGGCACTTTCGCATTCTGGGGACCACAGAAATGTGGACGACTTGACAAGGGCTTGAAGAGGGGCTACCACTTTAGCGAAGCCCTTGATGAATCGACGGTAAAAGCTGGCTGTCTGTATCCAGGAAAGGACTTCCTTTTGGTTTCGGGGAGTTGCGATACGGTACATGGCAGCTGCTCTTTCTGGATCCGGGCGATGGCCTTCGCTTGAAATGATGAacccaagaaatttgatgcaaGCGAGACCGAAGGAACATTTCTCAAGTGAGGCCTTAAGTCCACTGGTATGCAGCAACTGGAGGGCCTCTTCCATCAAGTCTGCGAATGTGGCGAATGACTCTGCATAGATAAGGATGTCATCGAGGTATACTCGTATGCCGCTTTTATCCGGGCGAGGCTGAAGGTCTTGGAATACCAGTTGCATGGCTCGCTGAAATGTGGACGGTGCATTCTTTAATCCGAATGGCATTCGGGTCCACATGTAAGTTCCGTGGTGGgtgatgaatgcggttttctcatAGTCCTGGGGTCTCAGGCTGACTTGCCAGTAGGCGCACTTAATGTCCATTgtggcgaagtgggcgcagccagcGATGTCCTGAATGATGTCATCCACCAGAGGTAGGGGGTGCACAACCTTGATCGTACGTTCATTAAGTGGAATGTAATTCACACACAAGCGTTTCTTTCCACTGCgagacaccacaacgactgggaaTGCCCACGGGCCAGATGCAGGGAGGATGATATTTTGAGCAAGAAGCTTTTTAATTTGCCTTTCGAGGAACTGCCTGTCTTCTAGCGTATATCTGTAAGGGCTGCGGCTGTACGGCACGGTATTGGGCAGCAAATCAATGCGATGTTGAGTGTCAGTAAAGTGACCAATGTCATCTTCATGCCGAGAAAAGACGGCATTGTTCTTGGCCAGTATGTCAGCAATGACAGACTGCTGTTCAGGCGAGAGCTGGCTGCCTAGGCTGGCTGGTGGAAGTTCGGGGTGGATGGTCACAGGCACCGTAGTGCAGACTTGTGTGGCAGCGCTGCTTTCCAGCGGCACTGTCTTCGCCGCCAGAACTTGCCAGGGAGGCTCTTCTGGCGAAGGTAAGGGTTCTCGTTGTAGACAGTCTTGTAACGTTGCTTCTGCCGGTGCAAAAAGTTTTGAGCGGGCTAAAATGACGGCATTGGCCATTCGCGGGACCAGACGCTGAGTGGCTAGAATCATTACACCCGTGGCTGGATGTTGTAGCTGAGTGGGCTCTGGTGGCTGGAAGATCAAGCGGGCTCGCGCTGCCAAAAACCAGTCTTCACCCAGAATAAGGGGTAGGACGTTGTTCTCCAAAACTGctgcctcaaccacaccagtgaTAGGGCCAATAGTTATCTTAAGGAGGGCGGACCCAACTGGTAGCGCTGTACCACCTCCAACGACGGCAAGAGGGAAATTAGTCCATGGCAAGATCATTGCGGAAGGTAGGATGGCTTTAGAAATCAATGTCACGTTCGAGCCAGAGTCCGGATATGCTTCATGTTCTCCGACTCCTGCAATAGCCGCCGTGAAAAATGGACATTGATGTTGGGAGCCTTCAAGTTTTTCAGGCATACTGTGAAAGGCCCGTGGCTGTTGGGCATCAGGGATGGTTGACGGTGGTGCCCTGTTGCTACGCGAGGGACATGCCGACGCCAAATGCCCTAACTCTTTGCACTTGTAACAAGTTGCTTGTGCGATGTCTTGGCCGCTCCGGAATGCTGGGGCCCCATACTGTGCAGAAATGGCTTCGTATCTTCGTTCCTGTTGTTCCTTGGGCAACTCGGAAATGCGCTGTCTTGGCTGGGCTGTTGTAGCTGTTGGCGTAGCTGGTGGCTGGAAGTTATATTGCTGACGTCCTGAATTGCCACTTTGAGATGAACGAGGGGGTGGCTTCTGTGGAAGCAGCGGTTGCTTTACGCTTGCCCTGTCATGGGCACGTTGAGTGCACTTGTCTAGGCTTGTGCACGTGGACATGAAGTCACGCACTGTTAACGGCCTATTAGCCGCGATGGCAGCAATGACATGTGGTTCTTGAAGACCTTGTAGGAGGTAATCAATCTTCTGGGCGTCGGTAAGGGTGACGGGGCAGCTTTCAACTACACGCAGCTTTGCGTAAGCGTACTCTTGTAGGCTCTCGCCTGGGCCCTGTCTGATCTTTATGACGCGTTCCTGCCATTCGATGAGGGTCAGCTCCGATGAAAATGTTTCCCTCAGGGCGGCGCTCCATGTTTCCCAAGTTGAATGGTGATTTCCAAAAGCGAGGTGCCAATTACGAGCTGTGCCTTTCAGTTTACTTGCGGCAATGAGACGGGTGGTGGCGTCGTCCCATGCGGCAAGCTGCTGTACCCGGCGGACGTCATTGAGCCAGACATTAACATTTTGTGCTGGAGACTGATCGAAGTAAGCAATCGATGACGATAGGTCTGGCAGAGTGGTAACTGTAGTCGAGGGGCGTGGCATCTGCTGAAGTAGAAGTGCCAGACTTTCGAGCGTCGCGGTATCAAGGGTCAAACCTGAGTTGCCGGCGGTAAACGCCCTCTCCACGCTTGACCGTGGCGTTGCCTCGCGACGTTGGTGAATGTCAGCTTCGAGGCGCTGAATGAGCTCTTCTTTAGAGCCGGTGCTCTCTAACTCGCGCCGGGCCAATTCATCGCGGATAAGGTCGACTCCGAGCCGCGACATGGTCGTTGAGTCAAGCTCCTCCCAAATAATTCCTGGCATGATGCACCGCAAAGCGAGGCTGGGCGCACGGGAGACTAGGCGAGTGAGCGCTAAGCCACAGGTTGTGCGCGGGATTCAAGTTAGTTCCGGGCTAGTTGTGAACATTCACGGCAGTACTCATCTAACGGCCGTGCTTTTCTTCTGATGCAGAGTGAACAGAGACGAGCGGTAAAATGGCTGAAGTATCTTCAGGCGTGAGTCTTCGGCGGCGTGAGGGCGCGACTACAATGCCGAATGCGGCTGAAGAGGCGTACTGACCGTCGTTCTTGCGCTGCCGTGGCTGAATGGCTTGGCAGAGGTTCGGGGTCGACTGCGCCAGATGTGAGGCTTGGGCTGAACGCAGGAAGACTCGCATAGTAGGGTAACGGTTTAATGCGGGTTAAGGTTACATTGAACACACCGACTGATCACACCAGCGGCAATGGCTTGACTGACGCCCGTCGCGGGCAAACAGCGAAAACAAGCGAGGCTCCCGGAAACGGAAGCAGGACTAGGTAGGTGACGATGTCGGTGCGGCTACTTGTTGCGCAGGTCACGTTGCGCCATCTGTAGCAGCCCACACCAACTGGCCAAGCCCCATCGCGTCACTCACaagtgaaaacattcttttttaaactacatactaatactttgcctgtaaaaacatggctagaggaaagaggggaatgagtaatacttgttggggggctagttggtgcatgtttccagaagagggttacagcgccgaaaaaacacaacacacagcaagcgagacgggacaggcgcctgtcccgtctcgcttgctgtgtgttgtgttttttcggcgctgtaaccctcttctggaaagaGGGGAATATTTACCATGGGGGACTAACTGTTTGATTTGCAAGAAACCTGAAACTATAGAACACGTTTTTCTGGACTGTTGGAGTGCGGTCTTCTTTTGGGATATTATGCAAAGAACTATTAAAGAAGAATTGCCGTCAACAGCGCATGGTATCCGTTATCTATCCACAGTGCAAGACAGTACACCTTatgacatgttctttcttttcgGCCTTCACCTTATCTGGAGAAACCGCATGGCTGTAAGGAATTGTGATATAAATGTGAGAACAATAAACTCATATTTTGCTGAAAATATCAGTAAACTACGGGAAGTGTTTAAGAAGTTAGCGTATGACGATGATCTGTTGTCATTGATGGATGCCCTTgccaaaatgaaagttttgtaatctcaacTGCAAGCTTCAagcgcagcggtgggaaagtgaaTATTGTCAGATGGTGGGAGCAATGTGTATTGATGTATCTGTTGATtgtctggaaaaaaagaaaacaaaaagaactcgtggctcagtggtaacgtctccgtctcacactccggagaccctggttcgattcccacccagcccatcttggaagttgctttttatttatgaagtgcctgccgtgatttatcgctcacggccaacgccgcggacgccgacgccgacactgacgccgacgacacctgcttttctgcgacacgagctccttaacgctatcgcgttaaaagggaaACAAAGATAGGCAAGGGCCACACGCGCCAAACTGCTGCCCCTTGATGGCGcctcatgaacagcaggttgccgttatccctcaagagaaaagtatataatagctgtgtcttaccagtactcacctacggggcagaaacctggaggcttacgaaaagggttctactcaaattgaggaccacacaacgagctatggaaagaagaatgataggtgtaacgttaagggataagaaaagagcagattgggtgagggaacaaacgcgagttaatgacatcttagttgaaatcaagaaaaagaaatgggcatgggccggacatgtaatgaggagggaagataaccgatggtcattaagggttacggactggatcccaagggaagggaagcgtagcagggggcggcagaaagttaggtgggcggatgagattaagaagtatgcagggacggcatggccacaattagtacatgaccggggttgttggagaagtatgggagaggcctttgccctgcagtgggcgtaaccaggctgatgatgatgatgatgatgagctggtACTTTCAATTGCACACCAATCAAAATGCCGGTGAGTGCTATCTTGGTCACAATACAGTGAGAACACGAATCAGAAGGGAGATTCAAAGCGGGCGAAAGCTGGCGCCGTGGTGAATGATCGATCTTGCTGAATTATTTTGGTGTCCGTCGGATACACGACAGTATCGTACAAACAAGGAACCTTCGAAATCGGGAAATGAAGATGGTGTGATAATATGTGGTACGtgggagtggaaagtataaacatatgaagacagtgcgccgtgcggtggcgaagaggacagCGACTCTTTGCAAATATCCGCAAGATAGCCATGATCATCATCGACACtaatttgggagcgtcggcagtggcgcctcaaaaattGGTGGAAGCTTAAGCTTCACCTTaaagagtgaaacgcgacagcgttgccgtcgacccgccaaggggtgtaagacaatgggctacggcgcagcgatcacttacgaggcgctccgcatcggacgcggtgagcgtcgagcaacgcagcgttcggcgcggcaacgaaacgtgcgcctgagccagcggaacgaaccaaagaactcggtgtctcggagggggaaacgatgcacgccaaccaaacgtcgcgatcggcacggtaagagagatagacagatagtggtctaaagaaaggaaggacgcttgattctgcaacccgtgagggtgcaaggcgaagcgtcgtcaggggagaggcagtccgggccgcgacgcgcctcgcaccggtccccgcacagccccaatgcgcgcgtggcgcgccacctgtcggggcagcgccgtacattgagaggagggggccttctgtgcttgccgcaagatggctctgcgtgtgcggaaagcgcagaagaaatgtagcggaaacgcacttcgctactcgtctaactgcaacttctgtaagttacatgttcataattactgatatacaccccagtataactttctacggctcgtttctaaggcaacaccgcattcactagaggcacttttgtaccgctttgaagcatcaaactcgtggctgagtggtagcgtctcacactccggagacactggttcgattcccacccagcttTTTGCAAGTTGtcttttattcatgaagtgcctgccgggatttatcgctcacggccaacgacgccgatgacaccggcttttctgtgacccgagctccttaacgctgtcgcgttaaaaagcgtggcgcgagagagtgtggcccgtggtgTGAGCAGTGCGCGGGGTTCGGcgttcgacggaaaacagcttcctcgctgggccaGACCACATAAGAACTaccgccgcccgcgccaatacgccacacccgagtcaacACTGTCGCCcactgggaggttacctcgcccagctcttccgctgggcagctggtccaggagggctggcgggcctgaaccggggcgatcgagcgtttggatgagcggccacagggctaccccgccagctgtggacgcgacccggtgactgcggccgtggGCTCCCGAGCGCGAACCCCGCCGGTGGGAAACCGGGCACACGGAGGCTCCCGTATATCGACTGTTGCGcagggccacctgagccccgcgaggcggtccgacccggccgtccgacacggctgtccgaccccggccgtccgacactgctgtccgaccccgctggccaatTCGGTTCCACGAGGCCTCCGACACAgcgacacgcgcttccgcctgaactgtaggtGATTATAATTGACAGATACATATATATAGCCGCATATCGTCTGAGGTCTTTTGGGGAACTGccgcgtgtgtgtgccgttatctaagtcatgtgcgtcaatacaagtctgatgtgtgtttgtgcttctgcgtgctgcttctgcctctttctggagtgatccggccccaataacatcacagatggAAGTCTGAATATTAAACTTCAAGGAAATGAATAAACAAGCAGTGAAATTAAGGCACTATTCACCAATCATCGGGGACTGCAACATGGACTTGAACTGAGCAGCGTGTACTtttcaagaaaaaagaattaGTACGAACAGGAAACTGTGCCATGGCATGAGTGGCGCTGGATAACATTACTAGGACTAATTTTGCACACGGGAGACGAGCGCCATGGCAATGTAATGGTAAAGCGCCATACACGTGTTGCCAGAGACGAGTGTTCAACTCCCACTGGCGTTAGGTTGTCCTAACGCCCCCTTTCAATTTAAAAATAGCCATTAAATTCCCCTGTTTTTTCCTTGGTTTTATTGCCTGTTTCTTTCATGTAGTCATAATGAACAAAAATGTTCCCCGAATTATTCTCGCCCGCTCAAGGCGGACAGACTGTGTTATTGGGACTTTAAATCTGATATTTAATTTGCAATGTTTCTGAACACTCCAATCAGGCGAACTTTTGCCTATGATTTATTGTGATAGCATGGATTCCCAAAGAAAGAAGGAGGAAGAGGAAAAATTTCCTGAAAAAGAAAGACCAGAAGGCGTCTTTCTGATTGTGCGGGGAAGTGCCCTCAGTCTAAGGCTCCCACGGCTGTGGCTGACTCCAGGGCCTGCCGCACCAGTTGCCGCTGGTAGCGAGGGTCCGagctagtcagcacggcctcttACAATTCGGGTGTGgcgttgggtatttgcggggctgccttTATGTTGGGGCATGTCCATGTGGTGTCatatagggaggcgtagtcgTTGCAGAGGATACATTTGTACGGTACAGTGTAGGGTGTATTGAATGCGGTGTGCTTAAaggggggtatgtgttggtttgtaattGTCGTCATGCTACGGTGTCTTCGCGTGAGGGCGCCTTGTATGGAGGTGGCTGTTGTCGCCTGTTCAacctgtggtgttgtagtatcgCGTTGTAATATAGAGATACGCGCTCCGCAAATGCGGCCGTATCCCTATCTTGTGGCGCCtaggaggcatgagctcgggctacagcgtgcgcaagAAGATTTCCACGGAGGGGCTCGTGTCCTGGAATCCATACTACTTCAACGTCCAGGAATTGGGaagcttgtttgaggagtcgttGGGCGACGTAAGATATTCTACTTCTCGAGTAGCTACGGCAGGCtacctgggagtcagtaataattgtAACGTGCTCATTGGTTAGACCAGAGGTGATGGCCAAGACGATGGCTGTCTACTCCACCTCGAGGGCgttggcagtgcggaccgtcattgAGACCACCCACCTCTTCACGGTTAGGGTTGACAACGCTGGCTGTCATGGTTGCTTTTTGGGGCTACTGCGCGACATCTGTGCTGTCACATCTTGTCTCTGCATTAGTGTTCCATTAAGCAATTGTGTAACAGCCCATGGCGCACGCGAAGAGTAGCGACGTAGATATCTGGCATGGCCGTACGCGTTAAGTAAAGGTTGTGCGCCATGGCAATGGCAAGGTCGCACGCTTTAAGCGAGCGGTACGATTTGATTACAGACGTGTGGATGAGGTTACCATATATGTCGATAAATTGCTCGCTCCGCCAGCACTTTAATTGATTTTTCCGGCCGCCTACGAAGAAAGGATCACGTTGCTGCTTACCATAGGCGAAGAGCTTCTCGAAGCACCGCTGCCACGCATCTTCTGGCAGCGGACTTATGTATTCGGACAAATCATCACAGCAGAGGTCAGGGCGCGAGAGAAATGTTTCTCCAACCATCTTTTTACACACGTCTCGCTCTTCGCTTTGCACACGGCCATGACGTCATGGCCATGACGTACTTAAGAAAGGGAGATGTCCATTCCACTGACATTTGTTTCCTGGATGTAGGCTCTTGTAGATGGCAGGCACGGCGTAAGTTGGAATGCACCATCCTTTTTCGGGGCTGCTGGAACAGGCGGAACCAATGGCTACAATAGCGCTCGGCCGGTTCTTATCGCGTGCTTGCCACCGGTTCTCTCTCGCCATCAGCAGTCACGTCAACAAACCCGCAGTCCTTGCGTGGCCCGCGccggcaggtagtgactgcaacCGCGATAATGTACGCTTGCATTAAACGGGACTGCAAGAGTAAACAACATTCCGGGTCCATAATCACAAAATACTCTTACGCTAGATTGTTCTCAAGTGCAAATCACGGCCAGTCCTGGTGCTAAACAAATTACTAGTGAACGCTACCTGCCAGTGATGTATGCGGTGCATTAGAAATGCTGTTATAGACTTTGCCTTGAGCCTTCGGTGCTCCAATCATTTTTAGGTATTGACTCAGCGTGGTAAAGATGATGCGTTGGTGTTACGGCGTAATAACACAATGGCCCAAGTCATTTGTTCAGAGTGGGCATGACCCATGACATTGTTCACGTGCACCGAATGACGACCTGCACAAAAGCCCACATTTGCTCGCGCCACGATTTGCTGCCGTTGAGTCGAACGGGCAATTTTATGGACATATATGGACTTCGCTCGTTGTAGGTGAGGAACCTGCGTGTGACCCTGTGAGACGCCCGTCAGTCGCTGCTACAATCGGCTGATTGCGCAAGCACCGGCTGACTGCCACCCATCGAGCACAAAAGCTGCTGCCTCGTGTCCTGGACTCATATCACCTTGCGTCGTGGGAGCCATCGTCGTGCTATCCCGCGCAGGTGATACCGGCACGCACCGCAGCGCCCTCAAGCCAAGTATAAGAAGCCTCAGCGACAAACGTGAAACGGGATTTGCAGCCAGTTTCACAGCGCTAAAACTGTTGCTTTCGCTCGTTGTAGGTGAGGAACCTGCGTGTGACCCTGTGAGACGCCCGTCAGTCGCTGCTACAATCGGCTGATTGCGCAAGCACCGGCCGACTGCCACCCATCGAGCACAAAAGCTGCTGCCTCGTGTCCTGGACTCATATCACCTTGCGTCGTGGGAGCCATCGTCGTGCTATCCCGCGCAGGTGACACCGGCACGCACCGCAGCGCCCTCAAGCCAAGTATAAGAAGCCTCAGCGACAAACGTCAAACGGGATTTGCAGCCAGTTTCACAGCGCTAAAACTGTTGCTTTCGCTCGTTGTAGGTGAGTCTGCGGCGCTTTGGCGCATTTCGTGATCCCTATTTGGCTGCAAACCCCAATTGAAGTTGTGTAAAATTTTTTTGAACAGAGATGGGCATTGATCTATGTACCTACCGCGCCAGGATCGGCTGTTTCGTCGCGCTTAGTAGTGTCACTAAATCGTGCTCACCCGTGTGGCTACGGCCAGCATCGGTGTGTCGGACATCGAAGGCTGGGGTACAATTGTTCGTAGTTTTGTTCTGTGTCGCGCACCTGATCATCTGTGCAGGGGACGTCGAAACAAACCCAGGTCCTGACAAGGTAGATCAAATTATGAATTTTCTCAAAGAACTTTCTGCGGCTAATGAAAAATCTCAGAAAGACATGTGCGTCAAACTCAAGGACATCCAGTCGAATATTACAGATGTCAAAAGACGGTTGTCACAAATTGAACAGCGCCTAGAAACAGTTGACAGCGTTCACAAAGATGTATCCACAGTGGGGATGCTTGTGCAGGAAACTCGGGATCAGGTTCGAACCATTGAACTTAAACAAATTGAACAAGCCAATCTTGCCGTGGATGATCTGAACAACCGAATGCGGCGGAACAACCTTATATTCAAGGGCATTCCCGAGGAAAGAACTGAGAAGTGGAATGACACGGAAAAATTAATTACAGAGTTTATAACGAATACATTCGACATTCAGCCTAGTGGTATTGAAAGGGCTCACAGACTGGGACAGGAAAAGCCGGGATATAATCGCCCCATAATAGTTAAGTTTTTGAACTTTAAGGATAAAAACAATATCCTAAGGAATGCATTCAAGCTTAAGGACGTTGCATCTGCTCGAGTATGGGTAGAAGAAGACTTTTCACCGCGCTTGCGGCAGATCAGAAATAAACTCCGCGATTTTGCTAGGACTAACCGCCAACCCAACGAAAAATTCAAGCTAGTTTTTGATAAACTAATTCTTGCCAATAAGCACTATACGTTTGATTCCTCGACCAATAAGGTGGTAGTTCTCCCAGACAACCAGACACGTAGAACAAACGAATGAACCTGATAGAACCCATCCGAATAACACCTTGTCATTCATAGTATCAAATTTCCGAAGTCTGTTAAACAAGCAAGATCATCTGCAAGCCTTTATTGAATGCTGTTCCGCGGACATAGTCCTTGGTACCGAAACTTGGCTTTGCTCTGATGTAGCTGACAGCGAACTATTGCTTTCGAATAGTTTTTCCTTGTTTAGAAAAGACAGAAGCACATCTCGAGGCGGTGGCGTCATAATTGCTGTAAATAAGAAGTTCAGTGCGCATCTTGTCGACACTTTTTTCGTCCTGGAAATATTGTGGATCGCACTCCGTTTATCGCCGTCTGTAACTTGCGTTATCGGGGTTTGCTATCGGCCACCCAGTTCTTCAGCTGACTTTGTTGAATGCCTTCATGATTCTTTAAGCATTATTCAAAGCAACTATCCATCATCAGAAATAATACTTGCAGGTGACTTTAACTATCCCGGAATTGACTGGCCGACATGCAAACCTGTCGAGGGCGCAAGAAGGCATGAATGTAGGCAGTTTCttgatgttctttctttgtttaatttgAGCCAAATGGTATCAAGTCCCACACGTGGTGATTCAGTTCTAGATCTTGTACTGACTACAGATCCACAAAGTATGTATGTACGCTTCCTTGACTGCATGAGTGACCACAATGTTATCCACTGCGAGTACACCATAAAATATGAAAAACCTCGTAATGCAAAGAAAACCATATACGATTACAACAGAGGGGATGTACGCGGACTAAATAACGACCTACTAACATTTTCTACGCAGTTTTTATTGaccttttccgagcgtgatacaAACGAAAATTGGCAGATCTTTCAAAGGACGCTCACTGAATTGAAGGAAAGATATATTCCAAGAATTACTATCAAATCTTCAAACAAAAACACGTGGTTTACAACACATGTCAAGCGGTGCAttaataagaagaaaagaatgtattcaagGGCAAAGCTTTCGACCTCTGCCGACGACTGGGAACGCTATCTCGAACAGGCGAGACTTTGCAAAGCAGAAATTGAAGCAGCGAAGGAAAAATTTTACAACTACGACTtatcacaaatgttaaaaaacAACTGTAAAAAATTTTGGGAAGTAGTAAATCCGAAACCATCATCATCCTCCCTTGTGTCGATAACGAAAGATGGTGAGCCTCTTCTGCAGTCCGATTTTGCGGAAGAATTAAACACTTTTTTCTGTTCGGTTTTCACATCGGAAGAACCAGTGCCACCAGATCTGAACTTTATCAGCCTAAATACTTCAATGAATGACCTCATAATCACTCGCGAAGGTGTAGAAGCTGCTATAGATCGTCTACCAGTCAATTCGGCACCCGGACCAGATTACATTTGTGCAAAATTGCTAAAACTTACAAAACCAGCTATATCACGTATCTTGGTTGCTATATTTCAACAGTCAATTAATACAGGATGCGTGCCTGACGCCTGGAGGTGTGCCCGTGTGATCCCTCCCCATTTTTAAGTCTGGTGATCCCTCCTTAGtctcaaactacaggcccatatcattaacaagcatctgttgtaaattactagagcACATCATGTCATCCAATGTCATGAAATTTCTATCAGATCACAATTTCTTCGCTagcaatcagcatggtttccttcGTGGTCGTTCCTGTGAAACCCAACTATTCGAATTGGTAACTGACCTCCACGAAGCCGTTCACGGTGGACTAAAAATAGATGcgatatttattgattttgcaaaagcatttgacaaagttccgcacATCCGCTTATTAATGAAGCTAACGAATCTTAACATAAACAGTAGGATTACAATTTGGATAGCTAATTTTTTAACCAACCGAAGTCAATCAGTCTACGTGAATGGGTACTCATCttcactttcgcatgtaaaatccggtgtaccgcagggttcggtcctgggtccaatattatttctgatctatattaacgacataggaaacactttatcttctaccataaggttattcgcagacgactgtatcatctACAGACAAATGAGTAACGCGGAAGACAAGAACTCATTACAGGTAGACCTCGACAAACTCGCATTTTGGTGttgccagtggcaaatggaaattaacgtttctaaaactaaggccatgacgttcacgagaACACATAATCCAGAATTAAGCTATTACACGATTCAGGGAATCCCTGTTGAGAAAGTATCCATatttaaatatctcggagttcatttatcctctgatttatcttggaacgagcacattaataccataaccagtaaggcatccaaaacactcggcttcattaaacgcaacttatacttggcgaactctgctactaagttattggcatacactacgcttgttcgttccaaggtagagt
This window encodes:
- the LOC142586384 gene encoding uncharacterized protein LOC142586384 — encoded protein: MPGIIWEELDSTTMSRLGVDLIRDELARRELESTGSKEELIQRLEADIHQRREATPRSSVERAFTAGNSGLTLDTATLESLALLLQQMPRPSTTVTTLPDLSSSIAYFDQSPAQNVNVWLNDVRRVQQLAAWDDATTRLIAASKLKGTARNWHLAFGNHHSTWETWSAALRETFSSELTLIEWQERVIKIRQGPGESLQEYAYAKLRVVESCPVTLTDAQKIDYLLQGLQEPHVIAAIAANRPLTVRDFMSTCTSLDKCTQRAHDRASVKQPLLPQKPPPRSSQSGNSGRQQYNFQPPATPTATTAQPRQRISELPKEQQERRYEAISAQYGAPAFRSGQDIAQATCYKCKELGHLASACPSRSNRAPPSTIPDAQQPRAFHSMPEKLEGSQHQCPFFTAAIAGVGEHEAYPDSGSNVTLISKAILPSAMILPWTNFPLAVVGGGTALPVGSALLKITIGPITGVVEAAVLENNVLPLILGEDWFLAARARLIFQPPEPTQLQHPATGVMILATQRLVPRMANAVILARSKLFAPAEATLQDCLQREPLPSPEEPPWQVLAAKTVPLESSAATQVCTTVPVTIHPELPPASLGSQLSPEQQSVIADILAKNNAVFSRHEDDIGHFTDTQHRIDLLPNTVPYSRSPYRYTLEDRQFLERQIKKLLAQNIILPASGPWAFPVVVVSRSGKKRLCVNYIPLNERTIKVVHPLPLVDDIIQDIAGCAHFATMDIKCAYWQTLRITTTALPAFIVIFWLSYWSERFKTSEDSKEYLPYRIPRDAAPPAASQGARRTQAGNDEHFAMTSQGVTPDQKHQLVCSTLPDFKRQDTGESEDESTIIGDHDEANLSDLDMDKDCFRNVHHRKDRTIAAVTTQLATADDLHGRLLSE